In Synechococcus sp. UW69, the following are encoded in one genomic region:
- a CDS encoding SH3 domain-containing protein — translation MGGLLRWSWLLGVALMAPAALPAGGADRRQPQPRRREASGPLHTSTDQPLHLSPLEVAPRLSTLKAGSSLRLLRRWSAADGQDWLHVQTVSGEQRRGWLRA, via the coding sequence ATGGGAGGTCTTCTCCGTTGGAGTTGGTTGCTGGGGGTGGCGCTGATGGCCCCGGCGGCCTTGCCGGCCGGTGGTGCTGATCGGCGTCAACCGCAGCCCCGTCGCCGCGAGGCGTCTGGGCCCTTACACACGTCGACCGACCAGCCCCTGCACCTCAGCCCGCTGGAGGTTGCTCCACGGTTGAGCACCCTCAAGGCGGGATCCTCCCTGCGTCTTCTGCGGCGTTGGTCTGCCGCCGATGGCCAGGATTGGCTGCACGTGCAAACCGTCTCCGGAGAGCAACGCCGTGGCTGGCTCCGCGCCTGA
- the miaA gene encoding tRNA (adenosine(37)-N6)-dimethylallyltransferase MiaA produces the protein MNSSNPLVIALLGPTASGKTALALDIAERLDLPVINVDSRQLYREMNVGTAKPTAEQQKRVQHHLLDLRAPDQPITLQEFQSEANPCINHELEQRGVALLVGGSGLYLKALTSGLQPPAVAPQQKLRQQLTALGQGICHPLLQAADPDAAAKIAPADAVRTQRALEVLYASGQPMSRQATATPPPWNVLELGLNPANLRQRIQQRTEQLYQDGLVEETRRLSERYGADLPLLQTIGYGEALQVISGRLTNGDAVRITSQRTRQFAKRQRTWFRRQHNPHWLPDQTTLTDAMTLIQQQLM, from the coding sequence TTGAATAGCTCCAATCCCTTGGTGATCGCCCTGCTCGGGCCCACTGCCAGCGGCAAGACCGCCCTGGCTTTGGACATCGCCGAACGGCTGGATCTGCCGGTGATCAACGTGGATTCCCGCCAGCTCTACCGGGAGATGAATGTTGGCACTGCCAAGCCGACGGCGGAGCAGCAAAAACGAGTACAGCACCATTTATTGGACCTGCGCGCACCGGACCAGCCGATCACCCTGCAGGAGTTTCAATCAGAAGCCAATCCCTGCATCAACCATGAGCTGGAGCAGCGTGGCGTGGCCCTCCTCGTGGGAGGCAGCGGCCTGTATCTCAAAGCCCTCACCTCCGGACTGCAACCTCCGGCCGTCGCCCCACAGCAGAAGCTGCGCCAACAACTGACGGCATTGGGCCAGGGCATCTGCCACCCCCTGCTGCAAGCCGCCGACCCAGACGCCGCCGCCAAAATCGCTCCAGCCGATGCCGTGCGCACCCAGCGCGCCCTGGAAGTGCTCTACGCATCCGGGCAACCGATGAGCCGACAAGCCACCGCCACACCGCCCCCCTGGAACGTTCTGGAACTGGGCCTCAATCCCGCCAATCTGCGCCAGCGGATCCAGCAACGCACCGAGCAGCTGTACCAGGACGGGCTGGTGGAGGAGACCCGGCGCCTGAGCGAGCGCTACGGCGCAGATCTGCCGCTGCTGCAGACCATCGGCTACGGCGAGGCGCTGCAGGTGATCAGCGGCAGGCTGACCAATGGAGACGCGGTGCGGATCACCAGCCAACGCACCCGCCAGTTCGCCAAACGACAACGCACCTGGTTCCGGCGTCAGCACAACCCCCACTGGCTGCCCGACCAGACAACGTTGACGGATGCGATGACGTTGATCCAGCAGCAACTAATGTGA
- the mgtE gene encoding magnesium transporter has translation MTEASGLSGGVTVEHEMLAEAVTHELTAMLQAGNYDAVKLLLEPLQPVDIAEAIGALPANLQAIAFRLLSKDEAISVYEYLDTATQQSLLSLLRSGEMREVVEEMSPDDRARLFEELPAKVVRQLLSELSPDERKVTAELLGYRSETAGRLMTTEYIALKENQTAAVALEMVRRRARDTETIYSLYVTDAERRLTGILSLRDLVTADPKARIGDVMTEEVLSVSTDTDQEKVARTIQRYDFLAVPVVDLEQRLVGIVTVDDVIDVIEQEATRDLYAAGAVQAGDDDDYFSSNLFTVARRRVVWLAVLVLASFFTSEVIAANEDVLQKVVLLAAFIPLLGGTGGNVGAQSSTVVIRGLSTQSITSLGPLRAITREAMAGALLGVLMMLLVVPFAWWRGESALVGLSVGMSLLAITTLAATAGAAFPLLFDRMGLDPALMSTPFITTCTDVAGTLIYLKTAGWLLVHLPQLVQATGISTQFFAMGVF, from the coding sequence ATGACGGAGGCATCGGGGTTGAGCGGCGGCGTGACGGTGGAGCACGAGATGCTGGCCGAAGCAGTCACCCATGAACTCACCGCCATGCTTCAGGCGGGGAACTACGACGCGGTGAAACTGCTGCTGGAACCGCTTCAGCCGGTCGATATCGCTGAAGCGATCGGCGCGCTGCCAGCCAACCTGCAGGCCATTGCCTTTCGGCTGCTCAGCAAAGACGAAGCCATCAGTGTTTATGAGTACCTCGACACCGCCACCCAGCAGAGCCTGTTGAGCCTGCTGCGCTCCGGTGAGATGCGGGAGGTGGTGGAGGAAATGTCGCCGGATGATCGCGCCCGCTTGTTTGAGGAACTGCCGGCCAAGGTGGTGCGCCAGCTGCTCAGCGAACTCAGCCCGGATGAGCGCAAGGTGACCGCTGAATTGCTGGGTTACCGCTCTGAGACGGCCGGTCGCTTGATGACGACCGAGTACATCGCCCTGAAGGAAAACCAGACGGCGGCTGTGGCGTTGGAAATGGTGCGCCGCCGCGCCCGCGACACCGAAACGATTTATTCCCTGTATGTAACGGATGCGGAACGCCGCCTCACCGGCATCCTGTCGCTCAGGGATCTGGTGACGGCAGACCCCAAGGCTCGCATCGGCGATGTGATGACGGAGGAAGTGCTCAGCGTCAGCACCGACACCGATCAGGAGAAGGTGGCTCGCACGATCCAGCGTTACGACTTCCTCGCCGTTCCTGTGGTGGATCTGGAGCAGCGTCTGGTGGGCATCGTCACGGTGGATGACGTGATCGATGTGATCGAGCAGGAGGCCACCCGCGATCTGTACGCCGCCGGGGCGGTTCAGGCCGGTGATGACGACGACTACTTCAGCAGCAACCTGTTCACCGTCGCTCGGCGCCGGGTGGTGTGGTTAGCGGTGCTGGTGCTCGCCAGCTTCTTCACCTCGGAAGTGATTGCCGCTAATGAAGACGTGCTGCAGAAGGTGGTTTTGCTGGCGGCGTTCATCCCCTTGCTCGGTGGCACCGGCGGCAATGTGGGGGCCCAGAGCTCCACGGTGGTGATCCGTGGCTTGAGCACCCAGAGCATCACCAGCCTCGGACCCTTGCGGGCGATTACCCGCGAAGCCATGGCGGGGGCGTTGCTGGGTGTCTTGATGATGTTGTTGGTGGTTCCTTTTGCTTGGTGGAGAGGTGAAAGCGCTTTGGTGGGTCTGTCGGTGGGGATGAGCCTGCTGGCGATCACCACCTTGGCGGCTACCGCCGGAGCGGCGTTTCCACTGCTGTTCGATCGCATGGGTCTGGATCCGGCCTTGATGTCCACGCCCTTCATCACCACCTGTACTGATGTGGCAGGCACGCTGATCTACTTGAAGACGGCGGGGTGGCTGTTGGTCCACCTGCCGCAGCTGGTTCAGGCCACAGGTATTTCTACCCAATTCTTTGCTATGGGCGTTTTCTGA
- a CDS encoding methyltransferase domain-containing protein, which yields MATLQSRQALSQFILEKLNYFQRVNRDLLDRIPLTSKTVLEVGCGSGALGAAFKKRQPKVCYLGIEAMVQPAAEARKVLDHVVQGDVEDPSLNVPACAPLDCLIYGDVLEHLRDPWTCLKRQSQLLSDDGVLLACIPNVQHWSVLLELLNGDWPLRDEGLFDRTHLRWFTRKGIEAMIQDAGLHLHDWHPRIFQADKAKEFTNRLKPALDSFGIKPADFLQGSSPMQYVIRAGKYPREPLRINILTTLKNFPSHADVRLINPSKNLTSVPKIKVISGPKIDLLPIKNTTPRIILWQRPTPKRDEEFHIENLKILVNQGYVVIADIDDDPNLKEWSKQDYFAFRSVHAIQTSTHQIAAEIQNHNPEIFIVPNNLESLGMNKPKKAYGERLRLFFGSLNRQVDWAPWIPALNKVFTESPNSWEVLTIHDKHFHEKINLPSNQKTFTPTCNLTRYRHVLNKADIIFLPLADTSFNRFKSDLSAIEAAGLGVAILASPTVYAETVAQGLPAELFNNESDLLEIMHAWQQDPDKARLLGKKGQQWVAQNRMQADLVHKQETWYRDLWTRKNELTSRIHEREPLLRPVS from the coding sequence GTGGCAACCTTGCAAAGCCGTCAGGCCCTCTCTCAATTCATTTTGGAAAAGCTCAACTATTTTCAGAGGGTCAATCGGGACCTTTTGGACCGTATCCCTTTGACATCAAAAACAGTCCTTGAAGTGGGCTGCGGCAGTGGAGCGCTTGGAGCAGCATTCAAAAAGCGGCAACCCAAGGTGTGCTACCTCGGAATTGAAGCCATGGTCCAACCTGCAGCAGAAGCCAGGAAGGTGCTTGACCATGTGGTACAAGGTGATGTTGAGGATCCTTCACTGAATGTCCCAGCCTGCGCGCCTCTGGATTGCCTGATTTACGGCGATGTTCTTGAGCATCTGCGAGATCCATGGACATGCCTCAAGCGACAAAGCCAATTACTAAGTGACGACGGCGTGCTGCTGGCCTGCATTCCCAATGTTCAACACTGGAGCGTCCTGCTGGAGCTTTTGAACGGAGACTGGCCATTGCGGGATGAAGGCTTATTCGATCGCACCCACCTGCGCTGGTTCACGCGCAAGGGAATCGAAGCCATGATCCAAGACGCAGGACTACACCTTCACGACTGGCACCCACGCATCTTTCAAGCCGATAAGGCCAAAGAGTTCACCAACCGACTCAAGCCTGCATTGGACTCATTCGGCATCAAACCAGCTGATTTCCTCCAAGGCTCATCGCCCATGCAATACGTTATCCGCGCAGGAAAATATCCAAGAGAGCCCTTAAGAATCAATATCTTGACAACACTAAAGAACTTCCCCAGCCACGCAGATGTTCGACTAATTAACCCTTCAAAAAATCTTACATCTGTGCCCAAAATTAAAGTGATATCAGGCCCCAAGATTGACTTGTTGCCAATAAAAAATACAACACCACGCATTATTTTGTGGCAGCGTCCAACGCCAAAGAGAGATGAAGAATTTCATATTGAAAATCTAAAAATCTTGGTCAATCAGGGTTACGTTGTGATCGCAGATATTGATGACGACCCCAATCTCAAAGAGTGGTCCAAACAAGACTATTTTGCCTTCCGGAGCGTGCATGCCATACAGACCTCAACTCACCAGATTGCAGCTGAAATCCAGAACCACAATCCCGAGATTTTCATAGTACCCAACAACCTTGAATCGCTTGGAATGAATAAGCCTAAAAAAGCCTATGGAGAGCGTCTCCGGCTATTCTTTGGGTCCTTAAATCGCCAAGTCGACTGGGCTCCATGGATACCAGCTCTCAACAAAGTATTCACAGAGTCACCCAATTCATGGGAGGTCTTGACAATTCACGACAAACATTTTCATGAAAAAATCAATCTCCCAAGTAACCAGAAAACCTTTACTCCAACATGTAATCTCACCAGATATCGACACGTTCTCAACAAAGCTGACATTATTTTTCTGCCATTAGCTGACACATCTTTCAATCGATTCAAATCTGACCTCTCGGCTATCGAAGCAGCTGGCCTTGGAGTTGCAATTTTGGCTAGTCCCACGGTTTATGCAGAGACGGTTGCTCAGGGACTACCGGCAGAACTTTTCAATAACGAAAGTGATTTACTTGAGATCATGCATGCTTGGCAACAGGATCCAGATAAGGCCCGCTTGCTCGGCAAAAAAGGACAGCAATGGGTTGCTCAGAACAGGATGCAAGCAGACCTAGTACATAAACAAGAGACTTGGTACAGAGATTTATGGACCCGTAAAAATGAATTGACAAGTCGTATTCATGAGAGAGAGCCGCTACTGCGGCCCGTCAGCTGA
- a CDS encoding glutathione peroxidase, giving the protein MAISVSSVSVTTPDGSSKSLGDYAGKVLLIVNVASRCGFTKQYAGLQALNEAYAAKGLAVLGFPCNDFGAQEPGSLDEIKSFCSTTYGADFELFEKVHAKGSTTEPYTTLNQMDPAGDVEWNFEKFLVGKDGTVIARFKSGVTPEDLKSAIEAALAA; this is encoded by the coding sequence ATGGCGATCAGCGTCAGCTCTGTCTCCGTCACCACCCCCGACGGCAGCAGCAAATCCCTGGGCGACTACGCCGGCAAGGTGCTGCTGATCGTGAACGTGGCCAGCCGCTGTGGCTTCACCAAGCAGTACGCCGGCCTTCAGGCCCTGAACGAGGCCTACGCCGCAAAGGGTCTAGCCGTTCTGGGTTTCCCCTGCAACGACTTCGGCGCCCAGGAGCCCGGCAGCCTCGACGAGATCAAGAGCTTCTGCTCCACCACCTACGGCGCCGACTTCGAGCTGTTTGAGAAGGTGCACGCCAAGGGCAGCACCACAGAGCCCTACACCACCCTCAATCAGATGGATCCCGCCGGTGATGTGGAGTGGAACTTCGAGAAGTTCCTGGTGGGCAAAGACGGCACAGTGATCGCCCGCTTCAAGAGCGGCGTCACCCCCGAAGACCTCAAGTCGGCGATTGAGGCGGCTCTGGCGGCTTGA
- the gyrB gene encoding DNA topoisomerase (ATP-hydrolyzing) subunit B, protein MSDASKVQNAYGAEQIQVLEGLEPVRKRPGMYIGTTGPRGLHHLVYEVVDNSVDEALAGHCDQIVVVLGEDGSASVSDNGRGIPTDVHPRTGKSALETVLTVLHAGGKFGAGGYKVSGGLHGVGISVVNALSEWVQVTVRRQGQIHRQRFERGTAIGALASESQPSAESGETGTTVCFKPDLEIFTGGIVFDYATLSARLRELAYLNGGVRIVFRDERESARDEEGQPHEEIYFYEGGIKEYVAYMNKEKDALHPEIIYVNSEKDGVQVEAALQWCSDAYSDSILGFANNIRTVDGGTHIEGLKTVLTRTLNAFAKKLGKRKEADSNLAGENIREGLTAVLSVKVPEPEFEGQTKTKLGNTEVRGIVDNLVGESLGQFLEFNPSVIGLILEKAIQAFNAAEAARRARELVRRKSVLESSTLPGKLADCSSRDPGESEIYIVEGDSAGGSAKQGRDRRFQAILPLRGKILNIEKTDDAKIYKNTEIQALITALGLGIKGEDFDVKNLRYHRIVIMTDADVDGAHIRTLILTFFYRYQKELVEGGYIYIACPPLYKVERGKNHTYCYNESDLQKTLKGFGEKANYTIQRFKGLGEMMPKQLWETTMDPSTRMMKRIEIEDALEADRIFTILMGDKVAPRREFIETHSAELDMAALDI, encoded by the coding sequence ATGAGCGACGCTTCCAAGGTCCAGAACGCCTACGGCGCTGAGCAAATTCAGGTGCTGGAGGGGCTTGAGCCCGTTCGCAAGCGCCCGGGCATGTACATCGGCACCACGGGGCCGCGGGGCTTGCACCACCTGGTGTACGAGGTGGTGGATAACTCGGTCGATGAGGCTCTGGCCGGTCATTGCGACCAAATTGTTGTCGTCTTGGGTGAAGACGGCTCTGCCTCGGTGAGCGACAACGGCCGTGGCATTCCCACCGATGTGCATCCCCGCACTGGCAAGAGTGCCCTGGAGACGGTGCTCACGGTGTTGCATGCCGGCGGCAAATTCGGAGCCGGCGGTTACAAGGTGTCTGGCGGTTTGCACGGCGTCGGCATCTCGGTGGTGAATGCCCTGAGTGAATGGGTGCAGGTGACGGTGCGCCGCCAGGGCCAGATTCATCGCCAGCGCTTTGAGCGGGGCACTGCCATTGGGGCGCTTGCCTCGGAGTCGCAGCCATCGGCGGAGTCCGGCGAGACCGGCACCACCGTCTGCTTCAAGCCCGACCTTGAAATCTTCACCGGCGGCATCGTCTTCGATTACGCCACCCTCTCGGCCCGATTGCGGGAACTCGCCTATCTCAACGGCGGTGTTCGGATTGTCTTCCGTGATGAGCGGGAGTCGGCCAGGGATGAGGAGGGTCAGCCCCATGAGGAGATCTATTTCTATGAAGGCGGCATCAAGGAATACGTCGCCTACATGAACAAGGAGAAGGATGCCCTTCACCCCGAAATCATCTACGTGAATTCGGAGAAGGATGGCGTTCAGGTGGAGGCGGCCCTGCAGTGGTGCTCCGATGCCTACTCCGACAGCATCCTTGGCTTTGCCAACAACATCCGCACCGTGGATGGGGGCACCCACATTGAAGGCCTCAAGACGGTGCTCACCCGCACCCTCAATGCCTTCGCCAAGAAGCTGGGTAAACGCAAGGAAGCGGATTCCAACCTGGCGGGGGAGAACATCCGTGAAGGCCTCACTGCGGTTCTCTCGGTGAAGGTGCCGGAACCGGAATTTGAAGGTCAGACCAAAACCAAGCTCGGCAATACCGAAGTGCGGGGCATCGTCGACAACCTGGTGGGCGAGTCGCTGGGACAGTTCCTCGAGTTCAATCCTTCCGTGATCGGTCTGATCCTGGAGAAGGCGATCCAGGCGTTTAATGCGGCTGAAGCCGCCCGCCGGGCTCGGGAACTGGTGCGCCGCAAGAGCGTTCTGGAGAGCTCAACCCTGCCCGGAAAACTGGCCGACTGCAGCTCCCGCGACCCCGGCGAATCCGAGATCTACATCGTGGAGGGCGACTCCGCTGGAGGCTCCGCCAAGCAGGGCCGGGACCGTCGCTTTCAGGCGATCCTGCCGCTGCGGGGCAAGATTCTCAACATTGAGAAAACCGACGACGCCAAGATTTATAAGAACACCGAGATCCAGGCGCTGATCACCGCTTTGGGCTTGGGGATCAAGGGCGAAGACTTCGACGTGAAGAACCTGCGCTATCACCGCATTGTGATCATGACCGATGCTGATGTGGATGGCGCCCATATCCGCACCTTGATCCTCACATTTTTCTATCGCTACCAAAAAGAATTGGTTGAAGGTGGTTATATCTACATTGCCTGTCCACCGCTCTACAAAGTGGAGCGCGGTAAAAATCATACCTATTGTTATAACGAATCAGATCTGCAAAAAACATTGAAAGGGTTTGGTGAAAAAGCCAACTACACCATTCAGCGTTTCAAGGGTCTCGGAGAAATGATGCCCAAGCAGTTATGGGAAACCACCATGGATCCCAGCACCCGGATGATGAAGCGCATCGAAATCGAAGACGCCCTCGAGGCCGATCGCATCTTCACGATCCTGATGGGTGACAAGGTGGCTCCTCGCCGGGAATTCATCGAAACCCACAGCGCCGAGCTGGACATGGCAGCCCTCGACATTTGA
- a CDS encoding CrcB family protein translates to MPENSPSLQLELQELLLVGVGAVPGALLRWQLALHLGDQNLLVNVLGAALLGMLAGLPAAPRRQLLLGIGFCGSLTTFSSWMLAAMKHLSSGDWPAALGLIGLTLGLGLGAAAAGFYLGQRLPR, encoded by the coding sequence ATGCCTGAGAACAGCCCCAGCCTGCAACTGGAACTGCAGGAGCTTCTGCTCGTGGGTGTGGGTGCTGTGCCCGGAGCTTTGCTGCGCTGGCAGCTGGCCTTGCATCTGGGGGATCAGAACCTGCTGGTCAACGTCCTGGGGGCCGCGTTGTTGGGCATGCTGGCCGGGCTTCCCGCAGCCCCTCGTCGGCAGTTGCTGCTGGGCATTGGCTTCTGCGGCTCGCTCACCACCTTCAGCAGTTGGATGTTGGCGGCCATGAAGCACCTGAGCTCCGGAGATTGGCCCGCCGCATTGGGTTTGATCGGGCTGACCCTTGGGCTGGGGCTTGGCGCCGCAGCAGCGGGCTTTTATCTCGGACAACGCTTGCCTCGATGA
- a CDS encoding RpoD/SigA family RNA polymerase sigma factor, protein MSPAATANPRPKTAAKTVTADVDLVRSYLRDIGRVPLLTHEQEITLGRQVQELMDIETIESELESKEGEKPSRDQLAKASGLSSVQLKRKLQHGRRAKERMVAANLRLVVSVAKKYTKRNMELLDLIQEGTIGLVRGVEKFDPTRGYKFSTYAYWWIRQGITRAIAEKSRTIRLPIHITEMLNKLKKGQRELSQELGRTPTVIELAEYVELPEDDVKDLMCRARQPVSLEMKVGDGDDTELLELLSGDGDLPSDQVEEDCLKGDLRSLLGQLPHLQEQVLRMRYGMDGEDPMSLTGIGRILGMSRDRVRNLERDGLAGLRRVSDQVEAYVAS, encoded by the coding sequence ATGTCTCCGGCAGCGACCGCTAATCCCAGGCCAAAAACTGCTGCGAAAACCGTCACGGCAGACGTCGACCTGGTTCGCTCTTATTTGCGAGACATCGGCCGGGTCCCCCTTCTCACCCATGAGCAGGAGATCACTCTCGGGCGTCAAGTCCAGGAGTTAATGGACATCGAGACCATCGAGTCTGAGCTGGAGAGCAAGGAAGGTGAGAAGCCCAGTCGAGATCAGCTGGCGAAGGCCTCGGGGCTTTCCTCAGTGCAGCTCAAGCGCAAGCTTCAGCACGGCCGCCGCGCTAAAGAGCGCATGGTGGCCGCCAACCTAAGGCTGGTGGTGAGCGTCGCTAAGAAATACACCAAGCGGAATATGGAGCTCCTGGATCTAATTCAGGAAGGAACCATCGGCCTGGTGCGTGGGGTTGAAAAGTTTGATCCCACCAGGGGCTACAAGTTCTCCACCTATGCCTACTGGTGGATCCGTCAGGGCATTACGCGGGCCATCGCCGAAAAGAGCCGCACGATTCGGCTACCGATTCACATCACTGAGATGCTGAACAAGCTCAAGAAGGGGCAGCGGGAGCTGAGCCAAGAGCTGGGTCGCACCCCCACCGTCATCGAGCTGGCTGAGTACGTCGAGCTGCCGGAAGACGACGTCAAGGATCTGATGTGTCGCGCCCGTCAGCCCGTGAGCTTGGAGATGAAAGTCGGCGACGGTGACGACACCGAACTGCTTGAACTGCTCTCCGGCGATGGTGATCTGCCCAGCGATCAGGTGGAAGAGGATTGCTTGAAAGGTGATCTGCGCAGCCTGCTGGGCCAGCTGCCCCACCTTCAAGAGCAGGTGCTGCGGATGCGTTACGGCATGGATGGGGAAGACCCGATGAGCCTTACCGGCATTGGCCGGATTCTTGGCATGAGTCGTGACCGTGTTCGCAATCTCGAGCGTGATGGTTTAGCGGGTCTGCGCCGGGTCAGCGATCAGGTGGAGGCCTACGTCGCCTCCTGA
- a CDS encoding glycosyltransferase: protein MALAATYSSIRQRTSAGITVHVIADESVTRKTRRHLRRSMQTGDRLRFHPAEAVPEAHQLAMQLDGHFSPAIVWRAWIPDYLPKLRRCILLDCDLQVLLDIRRIWKLDLGRSCLSAFQGGKPHPQAYYDWLRTSRERYFRMGVCLMNLDRIRRHDAFVQGRHSFLKEAERKRKTMPQANLLEQSLFNRFFSQSYKPLPFPLVPANRLDQDPKRREWINKMLLSHEPMILDLKGWLNQSSLSFSFWSSLLHTPWRECANQQRLKPPEPPQSPT, encoded by the coding sequence ATGGCACTAGCTGCGACGTACAGCTCAATACGGCAGCGCACCTCTGCTGGCATCACCGTTCATGTCATCGCCGATGAGTCGGTCACACGCAAAACTCGCCGTCACTTGCGTCGCTCAATGCAGACCGGCGACCGACTTCGGTTTCATCCGGCTGAAGCTGTCCCTGAAGCCCATCAGCTGGCCATGCAACTGGACGGTCATTTTTCTCCTGCAATTGTTTGGCGAGCATGGATTCCTGACTACCTGCCCAAGCTCAGGCGCTGCATCTTGCTCGACTGCGATCTGCAGGTCCTCCTCGACATCCGACGGATTTGGAAACTTGATCTCGGGCGAAGCTGCCTCAGTGCCTTCCAGGGGGGAAAACCTCATCCCCAGGCCTATTACGACTGGCTCAGAACCTCACGAGAACGTTATTTCCGAATGGGTGTGTGCCTGATGAATCTGGACCGGATACGACGCCATGATGCTTTCGTTCAGGGGCGACATTCATTTCTCAAGGAGGCAGAGAGGAAAAGAAAAACAATGCCGCAAGCAAATCTCTTAGAGCAGTCACTGTTCAACCGCTTTTTTTCTCAGAGCTACAAACCCCTGCCATTTCCTTTGGTTCCAGCCAACCGTCTTGATCAGGACCCGAAGCGCAGGGAATGGATCAACAAAATGCTCCTGAGCCATGAGCCGATGATCCTGGATCTCAAGGGCTGGCTGAATCAGTCGTCACTCAGTTTCAGCTTCTGGTCATCGCTGCTGCACACCCCCTGGCGGGAGTGTGCGAATCAACAGAGACTCAAGCCGCCAGAGCCGCCTCAATCGCCGACTTGA
- a CDS encoding alpha/beta fold hydrolase codes for MGDPNADEAVLLIHGFGANTNHWRFNQPVLALQAPTYAIDLLGFGASDQPRARLKDEPVRADAVHYGFDLWGEQVADFCREVIERPVRLVGNSIGGVVALRAAQLLGDRCRGVVLIDCAQRLMDDKQLATQPAWMAWFRPLLKTMVRQRWLSTALFRNAARPGVICSVLKQAYPSGGNIDDALIQLLFQPTQREGAAEAFRGFINLFDDYLAPQLMEELNLPVDLIWGEHDPWEPLPEAQQWSETIACVRSLTVISGAGHCPHDEMPELTNKNLLKLLA; via the coding sequence ATGGGTGATCCCAACGCGGACGAGGCGGTGCTCCTGATCCATGGCTTCGGTGCCAACACCAACCACTGGCGCTTCAACCAACCGGTGCTGGCCCTACAGGCGCCCACCTATGCCATCGACCTGCTCGGGTTCGGCGCCAGCGACCAACCCCGGGCCCGCTTGAAGGATGAACCCGTCAGAGCGGATGCGGTTCATTACGGATTTGATCTATGGGGTGAGCAAGTCGCCGACTTCTGCCGTGAGGTAATCGAGCGACCGGTTCGACTGGTGGGTAATTCGATCGGGGGGGTAGTGGCCCTGCGGGCGGCGCAACTGCTTGGGGACCGATGCCGTGGCGTGGTGTTGATCGACTGCGCCCAACGCTTGATGGATGACAAGCAACTGGCCACGCAACCGGCTTGGATGGCTTGGTTCCGACCCCTCCTGAAAACCATGGTGCGGCAGCGCTGGCTGAGTACAGCGCTGTTCCGCAATGCCGCCCGCCCCGGCGTGATCTGCAGCGTGCTGAAGCAGGCTTATCCCAGTGGCGGCAACATCGACGACGCACTGATCCAACTTCTGTTTCAGCCCACCCAGCGTGAAGGTGCCGCCGAAGCCTTCCGCGGCTTCATCAACCTGTTCGACGACTATCTGGCCCCTCAACTGATGGAAGAGCTGAACCTTCCCGTGGATCTGATCTGGGGTGAGCACGATCCTTGGGAGCCTTTACCGGAGGCACAACAGTGGAGCGAGACCATCGCCTGCGTGCGCTCGCTCACGGTGATTTCTGGAGCCGGGCACTGTCCCCATGACGAAATGCCTGAGCTCACTAATAAAAATCTCTTGAAACTGTTGGCTTGA
- a CDS encoding CrcB family protein codes for MAGSAPEALLVGLGAIPGAWLRLKVVNHFQPMVPKKHWGTFLVNVVACFALGLVLALNETCNASTGIALLIGVGFFGSLSTFSTFAVELLNELRAGQALTALVLALASIGAGLLASAVGYGLGTHA; via the coding sequence GTGGCTGGCTCCGCGCCTGAGGCTCTGTTGGTTGGTCTCGGGGCGATCCCCGGGGCCTGGCTGCGCTTAAAGGTGGTGAACCACTTTCAGCCCATGGTGCCGAAGAAGCACTGGGGCACCTTTCTTGTGAATGTGGTGGCCTGTTTCGCCCTGGGGTTGGTGCTGGCCCTCAATGAAACCTGCAACGCCAGCACCGGCATCGCGCTGCTGATCGGTGTCGGTTTTTTCGGCAGCCTCAGCACTTTTTCCACCTTTGCCGTGGAGCTGCTGAATGAGCTGCGGGCGGGGCAGGCTCTAACGGCGTTGGTGCTTGCGCTGGCTTCGATCGGTGCGGGTTTGCTGGCCTCGGCCGTTGGTTACGGACTGGGGACCCATGCCTGA